In Centroberyx gerrardi isolate f3 chromosome 7, fCenGer3.hap1.cur.20231027, whole genome shotgun sequence, the sequence CAAAAAGATTAAGGTTTACCCCAATAATAAACCTTGGATGTCTAAAGCTGTTAAGTCTAGTctacagaagaagaagctgtcCTTCAGTCAAGGAGGAGCTTCTGAAATAGATGCAACCAGAAGGGAGGTGAAAGTGGAAATCCTAAGGGCTAAACAAAAGTATAAAACTAAAGTAGAGAGCAAACTGGCTGAGAGGAACCGTGCCTCAGCTTGGTCTGGCATGAAAACAATCGCAGGCATACAGCAAAGCAAGAACAGAACCAATATTACTATGGATGGCTTTAGGTCAAATAGCAAATTTGCCAACGCTCTTAATAAATTCTACCTGAGATTTGATCAGTTTGACTTTAGAGATGAAGTCGAGGGACTTAGATGTAAACTTAAAGATAATCAGCACTTCGTCCTGGAGCAGAGAGAAGTTGAAAAGTCCTTCCTTTCTCTAAAGATAAACAAGAGCTCTGGTCCTGACAATATCAGTGGCAATTTACTGAAGTCTTGTGCAAGGCAATTAAGTTCTATCTTCTATGATATTTTCAATATGTCTCTGAACCTACAACATGTACCTAACCTGTGGAAGCAGGCTGTGATTACCCCTGTTCCTAAAGGCAGCAGCCCCAAAGCTTTTAATGACTTCAGGCCGGTCGCCATCACTTCTCTTGTAATGAAAACCTTTGAAAAGCTTGTGAAGACAGAGCTTGCAAGGGAAACCGAGCATGCACTCGACCCTATGCAATTTGCCTATAGGTCACACAGAGGAGTTGAGGATGCTACAATCACTCTACTTAACCTTTTGTTTAAACACCTAGAGGGGAATAAAACCCATGCTAGATTGTTGTTTATTGACTTTTCCTCAGCCTTTAACACCATCCAACCCCACATTTTAGCCATGAGGCTGACAGAGCATTTTGAGTTGAGTCACAATCTGGTGGGTTGGATATTGGATTTTTTGATAAACagaacacaaagagagaaggtAAACGGCATTTTATCAGATTTATTATGTTCTTCTACTGGCTCACCTCAGGGCTGTGTTCTCTCACCCTTACTTTATATTCTGTACACAAACATGTGCCAAAGTAAGCATGAGAACAGGACCATATTGAAATTTGCAGATGATACAGTCATTGTGAGTCTGCTACACAATAATGAGTCCAGCCATGGCCCAGTCATTGATGAGTTTGTCACTTGGGTGACGAATCTTTCTTGGAGCTAAACATATCCAAAACAAAGGATATGATCATAGATTTCAGAACTCATGCTTCAATTTATGATACTACGATCATTGAAGACCAGGCTGTGGACTGTGTAGAAAGCTACAAGTATCTTGGGACAGTCATAGACTGATGACTCAAATTGACCTTCGAGAAGAATTGTGAGGCAGTGTGTAAAAAGGGACATCAGCGTTTGTTTTGTCTCAGAAAACTGTCCCGTTTTCACATTGATAAAACTATGATGACCCTCTTTTATCGGGCTTTTATTGAATCAATCTTGTCTTTTTCCCTTGTGTCATGGTTTGGTAACCTGtctctgcaaaacaaaaattctCTAAACCAAATTGTCAAGTGGGCTAGTAAGCTTATAGGTGAGTCTCAACTCAACCTATCAGTTCTTTACTCCACACAGCTGCAGCGTAAGGCGAGCTCTATTCTTCAAGACTGTTCCCATCCTTTACAGAGCGAATTCCAGCTCCTTCTCTCCGGCCGTCGGTTTGTGGCCCCTAGGTGGAGAACAAAACCATACAGAAATACTTTTGTACCTGCAGCCATTGCACTACTAAACAAAGCTAGCACGAGATGATGCACTTCGCCCATGCGTGGCACTTTAAGCTTTTGAGGgagtgggtgagtgtgtgtgtgtgtgtgtgtgtgtagaagcaCTTTGTCATGACCTTCTTAGgagtttttatattttaatactATTTTGAAATCATAATGATacttgttttaaagtatttgttttgatgtcttaTGAATCTGTATTGCTGTGAtgtcttgtttttaactttgGATTGCTGAATCTCCCATGTGCACAACAAATTTACCCTTGGGTACTAATAAAGAAACCTTGACCTTGAATTAAATTGATGCTGAGGGCAATCTAGAACCACTTTAAGGGCCGCTGGAGTGTCCCCGGACTCCACTTTGGGAATCACTGGGCTAACCGTTCGTCTCCTCACTTTTTCCAGACCACGCCAGACAGATCACCAAGTCCATGATGAGGAAGCCGACCATCGACAAGCTGATGTCCAACAGAGAGGCCGACATCCACAACTTCGTCAGCTTCATCACCAAAGACTCCATCCAGAAGTCGCTGCGCATGTACCTGGAGATGCTCAAGAAGAGAAAGGGCTAGAGGAGAGACGGAAACAAAAAACTAGTAGTAGGGACTTGACAATAGTTGAAAATGGTTGTTCATTTATCTACCTTCAGTGTCATATGTTCAGTGACAAACAGTATTTTTCCATGGTACTTTTGTTCCTGAAAAACTAAGGTAAAGACGAATTTAGCTCTAGAAATGTTGAAGAGGAACATAAAGGTCTTCACCATTGGAGTGCCTAACCTTTCAGAGAATACCTTCAGGCGCCTTAACAACAAATGAAAGTAACCTCGGGTGAATCTCGATAGCCTAAAGTGGCAAATTCTTTATTATCTCTCCAACAGATGTGTCTTCATTTTATTTCCCTGAACTGCTTTGACCTGAAAGAGAAATTCAGCCTCTCTTTGGGACCCATGTTCATAGAAACATAACAGTACTTTTGTCATATGGGGACCCAGCAGAAACGCATTCATCATGACTCATCTTGAATTTGGACCAGTAGTTCAAGAAACACTGATTTATATCATTGCTGTTCAGATGATATGAGATTAAAAGACAAAGCAACTTTAGACTCTTGAGATGTACCCTCTGCCTCAAGCCATTATCAATGAAGGGAACAAGTGCTTTCTAACACATTTATAATGGACTAAGTCTAACCAATGACTGCTGTCCTCTTGACTGAGTAATTCTCATTGGCTTCTTTCAAGTTCATGATTGACACATAACATTCAGGAAGCGTCTTGGAGTAGAAATGCTGATCTGGGATCATTGATGAGATTGCTCTCATCCACATCACGCCtttatgtaaatgttaaacTGGTCCAATGTCAGCATTCCTATTGTAAAATGCGTGTGAAATGTCATGTTTGGTTTAAAGAGCCTTTTTTACTTCAGCCTCAACTTTTAACCATTTCACTAAAAGACATGATTGATGTTGCCTTGGGTGAATGTCATGGACTTACCGTTGTCTGTGAAGGTTATGTCATTTTTCTGCTATGTccccgttttgttttttttttgcatataaaCATCTATGAACAACACCTTCATTTGTATTGTTGTGTAGACTTGTTCTATCTAACATGTTTTCTGAAGGAAGTTTTTGAGGTTTATGAGGGAGATGTGTATGAAAATGTACAGTACCGTATATCAGAGGTTCTTTAATATTTTCATCCTGAAACccaaatgggaaattgaaaCCCACGCTTATGAAAAGATATTGGGATTCTGGCGATGATGTAGGAACCTGCAACCCATCCTCGGTCTCCACTTGGTAGTCGAAGTAACCCAGCAAAAACAATATGACTCCCTGTTCATCAGTTTCTTCTGAATTTAAACAATGCAAGGACTTAATTTGACTGACTTTTATTGTAGTCATATAATTCATGACTTGATGGAAGATCAGTGAGAGATTCCCCACTGAATAGAACAGTCGTCATTCAGATTCAGATGGAGGGCTTGCTGATTGGTTGTGGGCATCATGTGACTCAGGCAGCGTGGCCAGTCAGCTTCACCTCCACAGGGTAATGGTCGCTGACAGCCAGTGCctgagagtgaggaagagggaaCTGTCACATGCAGACTCCCTATGTCATGACTTAGTAGTtaattgagttgaattgaattgagatgCCTGTCTGTTTCTTGTGCTTGGCAATTGAAGTGATTCTAGAGAGCGACTTGGTTTTACCAGACTGTGGCTGAGATGCAGGTCCTTCATGTAGTTGTAGACCTCCGCACTGCCACGCTCCACTCCCCTCATCATGTCAGCGGTGGCCACAATCCTACAAGTAGAGGAAGAAGGATGGAGtcaagagtgtgtgttgtatgcggaggtgtgaccaagtcaactttgctcaagtcccaagtcagtctcaagtctaaatgtagaacagcaagtcaagtcagaacaaatcaagagtccaatatcaatttaatatcttaaagaaaactaaatatctaggacttttcactgcaatatggttttaataggataaaaacttggtaagagcatcatgagtttgatttctataatcagtttcaacttcaataaattcaatcattccatacaaattcagaaaacagaatttaaattcagttgtctgaaTTCAAAGTCAAgacccaagtcaccagaacccaagtcaagtcttctcttcatgcatcaagtctcaagcaattcaaattgtgattCAAGTCTGACTTGAATCCAAGTCATGTgcctcgagtccccacctctggttgtATGTAtggagatgtgggtgtgtgttacctgtcgtAGGGGCAGTTGGTGTGCGACACCGTGGTGTCGGCCTCGTTGGTGATCAGCCAGTGGAACGTCTTGTCGGTGAAGAGGCGGATCTTGTCCCAGTCGGAGCCCATCACATAGTTGCAGCCTGTGTTGAAGTCACCCAGCAGCACGATGTCCTACAGGGAGAGCAGGGTAATAATAatgactttatttatatagcttaTAGTGATGGTTGAGTATTAGTAGAGAGTGTGTATATTCACATTGGTCTTCCAGCGGGCGCGGACATCAGCCACCACATCGTAGAGAGCGTTCACCTCCTCCACAGCGTAGTCTGGAGAAGTGTGCTGGGGGATCAGGACAAAGTTCCTCACCGCTGGGaaacgagggagggaggagaggagagagggatgcttgaaggaggagagaggcaagtagtttaccacctttttaggctgacataataCTTAATGATGGGAATTCATGGTATACTTAATAGTAAGTAGTATTAAACTGATGTATATGAGTATAGGGTCTTGTAAAGGCGCATGAAGTTATTTATGatctttatcgacctctattggcgaccagtaggaattgcaacaacattgattaAACTTGTCTTCTCCTACCTAAggcaacattcacactacaggcCTTAATGCTCAATTCCGATTTTTTGCTCAAATCTGATCTCTTTGTCTTACCTGTTCTCATTCAAGATGGAAAAGTGACCAATATCTGACATCAGTATGAACAGAATCTCTACCGTAAAATGACCCCCATGCAGAAATGAACATCAAATGATGTCAAATTTGCAAGAGGgagatattgatattgatccGTTCATTCgctcttttgttctttctttctttctttctttcttgttcaaTGGCCTACCAGTGTAACTGGAGGAGAACATGACAACGAAGGGCTCTCTGTTGAAGGTGTCTGTTCCACAGGACTCACAGCCATCATCATAGGTGTAGTTTTTAGCCACTGACACCGTCTGCTCCCTggacaggaaagagaaaaaatactAATTGACAGGGTCTGATGTAGCAGTCTGTTGGGGAGTCATTTCACTGTATGTGCTCATTGcctttctgttgatgcagtctgagtttctcttttctttgtctgttcagccatggtggctatcactgctcatgctaactacccagttcttctgtttattacaaacaaaccgctgttgctgcttgCAAGTGATGCGAAGCACTTCTTTAAAAGTAGCTTTCCAACACTGGCTGGGGTCAGCCTTTACCCAGAAACCTCTGCTCCTGCCATTCCCAGAACATGGTAGCATCATTGTAGCATTTCAAGAACAGCATTGTACCACATCCCACCTACTACAGTACATTGACTTAATGCTAATGTTTCTAAaattaaaactccaatctgctgctCAACCATCTGCTATTAAACTGCAGCTGTAGTTGTTAGCCAGTCACTGCTTACAAtaaggacagagacagagaaaatgtacACTACCCAAAATATTTTAATTGCACAAGTAATAGCATtatttttccctctgtgtgtacCTGTAGAGGAAGAGATATCTCTCCGTATAGGTGCTGCGGCCCAGAGGCTCACTGACGATGTGGCGGTACCTGAACTGAGGAGAACCTctgaggagaaacacacacacacacacacacataaaatcacaTAACTAACTATTATTATGGTGAACATTATATGACAGTGTGAGCATCCCCACTTTCTACAAACATCCCTGAAGAAAACCACTTTCCACTTAATTGTGTGTAACATGTTTTTGTATGCTTTTTAAAAGGTGTGTAGTTAGTCTAACTTGTTGACGTGCTCCATGAGTTTTTTGGTTGCTGACAGATCGCTGTCTCTGACCTCCTGGATCAGAATGATGTCATAGCGATGGACAATCTGCAACagaccaaaaaaatacaaaacaacactCATTTTATTGACTCTCTAGTGGCACCAAGTGCACTTTTTACACTAGGAGAATTTACTGTGTAGTTTGTTAAAGTACGCTTCTCCCAAAATATTAAGCAtggatagaaaatgtgagaatatTTTCAACCTAATTTGATCATCCATGTTATATAGTCATGGCAGTCTCCTGGCAGGGAGAAATGTATTTAGTGTTTTTCCAAGTCTGGTTCAGCATTGTGTGTTTCTTGTGGTAAAGTTGAAGTGAGTCTCCAATTTACTCTTAACGAATATATATTATCTAAATCTATTGGCTATGTTAGGCTTATTAGCTTACAAGCTTGTAAGAAAAATTGTATTGAAAATGAGAAACGTTTGAACATCAGCTATGTATCAAAAAGGTACAATGAAAGTAGTGCACacaataagaaagaaagaaagaaacagactaGAGTACGagatgcaaaataaaaaagcagTGGTGTGTCAGACCGTGCTGATGATGTCCATCAGAGTGGTGTTGGAGGCTTTCTTGTCCCCAAATGACTTGATGTTAAAGGCTCCCAGCCGCAGAGAGTTcaccagctgcagcagagccaCGGCCAGACCCAATGCACAGAGCAAACGCATCCTGGGGCCGAGGTGAGGGTTTAGGTCAGATATCACAGAAATAGCTCAGGACATTTGTACCAAGTTGAAATATAGGATACTATATAAAAGGCAGGGGTCTGGAGCCACACATCACAGTTCAAAAAGcaggtttttatttttgccttgAGTCTCAACGTTGGCACCTAAAACTTTAGTATATGAAATCTAAATCCTATTGTCAGATCATTAGGTCTCAAGGTAAAAAATGCTGTTGGTGGGGTCTAGGTGTAGACATAACCTTGGGGAAAATGGCAAATGTGAAAGATTTGGCAGTAATATGATCATTCATATGACCCCAAAAAGCCTTATCTTAGCCCCACTGTGGgagtgagagacggagagaacaTCTGCCCCCCCGGACACGTGACGCAAACCGACGCTTTAACTCCACTACACCTGTCGGTTTATCTGAAGTCTTGGCTGTTAGGGAGAACTCTCTGAATTTCATGTGATGCTTTTTTGCAGAGGCACGATTCAGTAAAACATTCTCCAGCAGGAGAATATATTATCCTGTTGCCCTAGTTACACTGTCCTGTTGGAGCTGGTGTAAAATTGACTCTCGGGCAAGGGTTAtgaaaatatgcaaatttaAACCAGCAGTTTCAGAGCACGGTACCTTTTGATGTTAGAATAGGTTAAACATATGATTTCTTCCACAACTTTTGCTGTAAGTTCTGTTTTTTCAGCCAAATAGAAACATAGCCTGCATTTCTATGACAGTTACTGTAACATAAAGTATTTCTCCCCAGTGAATGACTTGGATTTAAAGAGACAGGACTTGAATAAAAAGAGACAAACCCAGTCACTTACACTGGCATACAGCTGCTGTGTTCTATTTGCCTACATACTGTAACCTTCGAGAATCAAAATTGTGAATaaaaaaactgccaaaaaaTTGCCAACATCATCTTAAATATTCAACTTACTCGTCATCACCCAGAATGTAAGTTAGGGCAAGCAGCATTACTGTCTGCTCAGCTTACCTTGGCTGTGTTTGCATAAAAGAAAAGTCTGAGGTGCATAGCTACCTGCTTCTGTAAGTCTGTCCCCCTTTGGTGACACAGTGTGGGGAAGGGAAGGCCTTTTGTCAAGAGAGCACAGAGGCTTGGCTGTGTGAATGCCAGTGGGCTCCACTAGAAGCCCTTTTATTTACCTGTCAGAGCATGTGACTGGAGCTGGATGGGGAGAagtgaaggggaggagaggtgaggcgaggaggggggatgaggagaggagaggagacgaggtgATCTGAGGTGAAGTGAGGAGTGGGCATGAcaggaggtgaggtgaggatGGGATAGGGCTTTCAAGTGATGTAACACAtcctctggtggccatattggaggtcctcagctcttggacAACAATGGCTGTGAAGATTGCTTTAATTTCTATATGTACGAgttggccgtctcaacagaactgaatagacatggtAAATTCCTGTGctgttttgactgggaactgataatTTCACCACTGACGCAtctgatcgattttgtgtttaatgtcagcttgttagctagctaaccatataTGTCTGGTCAACTAACATCTCTGTCTTGTtataaacacatctgatttgcacactagctaacgtatctcgTAAAAGCTACTGTTAGTATTGGCTAGTAGTTACATATTAACAAGAACACCGGTTGCTTTGTTAAATTTGCCTGCTGGCTGGCTAACTaccaaagccaaaaaccaactgtttgttcagattatctgagctgactcttctcaagctgcAACTTCTAGTGCTTTGAAGTAGAGACTGGCTAAAAATTAATTTGGGAACAAATCTACCTCATCTGATTAGGCTACTAAATGGGCCTACACCCACACCAGATTTTGGGAGCAAATCCGGGGACATGTGTGGTTCATGTACTTATtcatgtcttgtctttagccctagtctctactccaaaacactgtgAGGTGTAGCTTGAAAAGCATCAGCACATcctgaacaaacagctgttttTGGTTTAGCAAAGCAAGTGATGCTAACGTTAACATACTCTAGCCTATgtctactagccactactaatgctagcttctactagatacgttagcaaGTGTGCAAAGCAGATGTGTTAGGACAGTGATATTTAGCTAATCAGATGCTATGGTTATCTAGCGAATAAACTGatattatctaaacacaaaatgagtCAGTGGCGAAatatcagttcccagtcaaaaacagcacagaaatatgtctattgaattctgttgagatggccaagttgtaagtttagaaacacaaccagctgttcacactgttcacagcTATTGCTTcccagagctgaggacctccaatatggccaccagagtgtgttacgtcacctgaaagccctctatagctGAGGTGAGAGGGACAGGTAGTCAGTTGGGATTATTACTGAATTTATTTGCTGAATAATAAAATCTAATATGTGTAATATAATCAATACAAAAACTAACACTATAGATGATTTAATGAGTTGtatttttaaatgtcaaatgAATCTAtcagttaaatgttttttaaccTGGTCACCGTCACCACTACACTACAGCCAACTAACAGTAGTTGCTATTTTTAACTGTGGTGTTAGCAATGAGAAGATTGGCAGATGGCATAAATACATGATAAAGAGAGTTGAAGTGAGTGCATGTTTGATTTAAGTGATGGGATTTTCCTTTCATGTGTACTCTGTTCATATTAACCTTTCTTCCAACAGCTGTTTTCACCATATTTAaatggtttcattccaaagtgagatatccactgtttgaaaaaaacaacacttacaaaatgattgctggcatgaaagcaaaacaaactAAATGCTGATATTAAAAATATAAGTCATCTTAAGATCTTTGCTTACAAAGTTTTTGATTATAGAATCGTATGAGTTTCTGAATGATTGACTGAGGAGTTTCAGGTCACAAAATATTATCCAAAATAGATAGTGCCACAAAGTGAAATGAATTATTGCTGCTGGTACTGAGTgtcaaaagggaaaaaataagtacatttcaaaagaaaagcaatTTAATCAGATCTTTTTGATCAGGTTGGCCTGAGGTCagaacatgaaaacaacaaacaaaataataacatgCATGCAGAGATGGCCTGAAGTACAGGTAGGCTATTAATATTGCTAATTTCTTTTTATTGCATGCAATACGATGAGTACATGACACTTGTACTGTAATAAGATGGTGGAAGGGGGTGGaaacacatattttttttacactttttaaaaGTTTAACAGGAAAAACTAAATCCACTTTGGACTGGAGAGCAGATCAAATCCTCTGAGATGACAGAGTTGCACATGTTTACTGCTGATTTGaattcttttcttcttcttgtacaGGCAAATGCCAAACGTAAGCTTTTCCAAATGGACTGGACTGTCATTCTGTTGGGGTGCAGGAAGTTCGGGAAGAGTTTCATCAGCAAACACTGTCCTGGACAAAGAGTTTAAACTCACACTTGAATGACTGTTTTGCCTTTTTAGTTCATTCTATCTACTATACCATAcacatatttgacaatttatgcccaaaaaatgacaaagaattCATTGCTGCATTCAACATACAGCAATCTTTTGAAATGTAACTTTGAGGGATTCTTTTGCCCAGTGTGTCTCCAGCATCAGTGTACACACTCAGGCAACACTGCCC encodes:
- the dnase1 gene encoding deoxyribonuclease-1; protein product: MRLLCALGLAVALLQLVNSLRLGAFNIKSFGDKKASNTTLMDIISTIVHRYDIILIQEVRDSDLSATKKLMEHVNKGSPQFRYRHIVSEPLGRSTYTERYLFLYREQTVSVAKNYTYDDGCESCGTDTFNREPFVVMFSSSYTAVRNFVLIPQHTSPDYAVEEVNALYDVVADVRARWKTNDIVLLGDFNTGCNYVMGSDWDKIRLFTDKTFHWLITNEADTTVSHTNCPYDRIVATADMMRGVERGSAEVYNYMKDLHLSHSLALAVSDHYPVEVKLTGHAA